Proteins from a genomic interval of Kitasatospora kifunensis:
- a CDS encoding APC family permease, with translation MSATLSRRIGLFQAVAINMSQMCGIGPFVTIPLMVAAFGGPQAVIGWLAGAVLALVDGLVWAELGAAMPGSGGSYVYLREAFQYRSGRLMPFLFVWTAMLFIPLIMSTGVVGFVQYLGYLWPSMTKGQGDLVGLAVIVLVVLLLWRRVERIAKLATAMWCVMLAAVFAVILASYTHFSPSRAFTWPAHAIDVTHGHFWLGFAAGLTIGIYDYLGYNTTAYLGAEIKSPGRVMPRSIIYSILGIMVIYLLLQVGVLGALDWHEMLDQNSIASSSVASAVLQKTWGKSAADVVTVLILVTAFASVLTGLLGGSRVPYDAARDGVFFRSYSRLHRKHEFPTLGLLTMGAVTAIGFLIGRHTDLNTLINLLTTVMVIVQSFAQVLAVTVLRRRQPDLPRPYRMWRYPLPSLVAAVGWVVIYGYADRNAPGYHPIEWSLAWVVAGGAAFLIWSRFERIWPFAPAEIREEFRLTGVDSGTNSGQIVEA, from the coding sequence TTGTCCGCGACACTCAGCAGACGGATCGGCCTGTTCCAGGCCGTCGCCATCAACATGAGCCAGATGTGCGGCATCGGGCCGTTCGTCACCATTCCGCTGATGGTCGCCGCGTTCGGCGGCCCGCAGGCGGTCATCGGCTGGCTGGCCGGCGCGGTGCTCGCGCTGGTCGACGGCCTGGTCTGGGCCGAACTCGGCGCTGCCATGCCGGGCTCCGGCGGCAGTTACGTCTACCTCCGCGAGGCGTTCCAGTACCGGAGCGGACGGCTGATGCCGTTCCTCTTCGTCTGGACCGCGATGCTCTTCATACCGCTGATCATGTCCACCGGCGTGGTCGGCTTCGTCCAGTATCTCGGCTACCTGTGGCCGAGCATGACGAAGGGTCAGGGCGATCTGGTCGGCCTGGCGGTGATCGTGCTGGTCGTCCTGCTGCTCTGGCGCCGGGTGGAGCGCATCGCCAAGCTCGCCACCGCGATGTGGTGCGTGATGCTGGCGGCCGTCTTCGCGGTGATCCTCGCCTCCTACACCCACTTCTCGCCGAGCCGCGCCTTCACCTGGCCCGCGCACGCCATCGATGTGACGCATGGTCACTTCTGGCTCGGCTTCGCGGCCGGACTGACCATCGGCATCTACGACTACCTCGGCTACAACACCACGGCCTATCTCGGCGCCGAGATCAAGAGCCCGGGCCGGGTGATGCCGCGCTCGATCATCTACTCGATCCTCGGGATCATGGTCATCTACCTGCTGCTCCAGGTCGGGGTGCTCGGCGCGCTCGACTGGCACGAGATGCTGGACCAGAACTCGATCGCCTCCTCCTCGGTCGCCTCGGCCGTCCTGCAGAAGACCTGGGGCAAGTCGGCCGCCGATGTGGTCACGGTGCTGATCCTGGTGACAGCCTTCGCCTCCGTCCTCACCGGCCTGCTCGGCGGCTCCCGGGTGCCGTACGACGCGGCCCGCGACGGGGTGTTCTTCCGCTCCTACTCCCGGCTGCACCGCAAGCACGAGTTCCCCACCCTCGGCCTGCTCACCATGGGGGCCGTCACGGCGATCGGCTTCCTGATCGGCCGGCACACCGACCTCAACACCCTGATCAACCTGCTCACCACGGTCATGGTGATCGTCCAGTCCTTCGCCCAGGTGCTCGCCGTCACCGTGCTGCGCCGCCGCCAGCCCGACCTGCCGCGGCCCTACCGGATGTGGCGCTACCCGCTGCCCAGCCTGGTCGCGGCCGTCGGCTGGGTGGTGATCTACGGCTACGCGGACCGCAACGCTCCCGGCTACCACCCGATCGAGTGGTCACTGGCCTGGGTGGTGGCGGGTGGGGCGGCCTTCCTCATCTGGTCCAGGTTCGAGCGGATCTGGCCGTTCGCACCGGCCGAGATCCGCGAGGAGTTCCGGCTGACGGGAGTCGACTCCGGCACCAACTCCGGTCAGATCGTGGAAGCCTGA
- the ctaF gene encoding aa3-type cytochrome oxidase subunit IV → MKFEAFLFAGVALFFAVMGGIYDWFAKEPAGKAALAIAFLMSSLISAFFFIQSRRRGPRAQDRREVPVAETAGPLDFFAPHSWYPPITAAGAAVIALGMVFGVWLMLIGTGITAGGVAGFVFQYGNRGD, encoded by the coding sequence GTGAAGTTCGAGGCCTTCCTCTTCGCCGGCGTCGCACTCTTCTTCGCCGTGATGGGCGGCATCTACGACTGGTTCGCCAAGGAACCGGCCGGCAAGGCCGCACTGGCCATCGCCTTCCTGATGTCCTCGTTGATCTCCGCCTTCTTCTTCATCCAGTCCCGCCGCCGCGGCCCGCGCGCCCAGGACCGCCGCGAGGTCCCGGTGGCGGAGACCGCCGGCCCACTGGACTTCTTCGCACCGCACAGCTGGTACCCACCGATCACGGCCGCCGGGGCCGCGGTGATCGCGCTCGGCATGGTCTTCGGCGTCTGGCTGATGCTGATCGGCACCGGGATCACGGCCGGGGGCGTCGCCGGCTTCGTCTTCCAGTACGGAAACCGGGGCGACTGA
- a CDS encoding LysM peptidoglycan-binding domain-containing protein, whose amino-acid sequence MTFRNENAVTTAVKAAKRNRVRLAVLGGAVAVLPVAGLVTATTASAASASTWDAVAQCESTGNWGINSGNGFSGGLQFTPSTWAAYGGTQYAGSAAQATQAQQIAVAEKVLADQGPGAWPVCSVKAGLTAGGAPAQVDTGSSSAPVKQAPAQQAPAAPAPAQQSAPAKQSAPAEQSPKQAPAQRTAAGYTVKSGDTLSAIAAAHGTTVHKLYAHNAQTIGANPDVILPGQVLSI is encoded by the coding sequence TTGACTTTCCGTAACGAGAACGCCGTCACCACTGCTGTCAAGGCCGCCAAGCGCAATCGCGTGCGGCTGGCCGTGCTGGGTGGGGCGGTCGCCGTCCTGCCGGTGGCGGGCCTCGTGACGGCGACGACGGCTTCGGCCGCGTCCGCCTCGACGTGGGACGCGGTGGCGCAGTGCGAGAGCACCGGCAACTGGGGCATCAACTCGGGCAACGGCTTCTCGGGTGGCCTGCAGTTCACGCCGAGCACCTGGGCGGCGTACGGCGGTACCCAGTACGCGGGGAGCGCGGCGCAGGCCACGCAGGCGCAGCAGATCGCCGTCGCGGAGAAGGTCCTGGCCGACCAGGGGCCGGGCGCCTGGCCGGTCTGCTCGGTCAAGGCGGGCCTGACGGCGGGCGGCGCCCCGGCGCAGGTCGACACCGGCAGCTCCTCAGCTCCGGTCAAGCAGGCCCCGGCTCAGCAGGCTCCGGCCGCCCCGGCCCCCGCGCAGCAGAGCGCGCCGGCCAAGCAGAGCGCACCGGCCGAGCAGAGCCCGAAGCAGGCGCCGGCCCAGCGCACTGCCGCCGGCTACACCGTCAAGAGCGGTGACACGCTGAGCGCGATCGCCGCCGCGCACGGCACCACCGTGCACAAGCTCTACGCTCACAACGCGCAGACCATCGGCGCCAACCCCGATGTCATCCTGCCCGGTCAGGTGCTGAGCATCTGA
- a CDS encoding type 1 glutamine amidotransferase domain-containing protein — protein MTIAFLTAPEGVEQVELTEPWQAVLEAGGTPRLLSTRTGRVQAYRHLERADTFGVDAVVPAAGESEGAGKGEGDGGAEARDGDVYDALVLPGGVANPDVLRVEPGAVTLVRSFFAAGKPVAAICHAPWLLIEADVVRGRTLTSWPSLRTDLLNAGAHWVDEEVRLCTAGPNVLITSRKPDDLPLFNDALVTQFAKARR, from the coding sequence CTGACCATTGCCTTCCTGACCGCTCCCGAGGGTGTGGAACAGGTTGAACTCACCGAGCCGTGGCAGGCGGTCCTGGAGGCCGGCGGGACGCCGCGTCTGCTCTCCACCCGGACCGGCCGGGTCCAGGCCTACCGGCACCTGGAGCGCGCGGACACCTTCGGCGTCGACGCGGTGGTTCCTGCGGCGGGTGAGAGCGAGGGCGCGGGCAAGGGCGAGGGCGACGGCGGTGCTGAGGCTCGTGACGGCGATGTCTATGACGCGCTGGTGTTGCCGGGCGGGGTGGCCAATCCCGACGTGCTGCGGGTCGAACCGGGTGCGGTGACGCTCGTCCGCTCCTTCTTCGCGGCGGGCAAGCCGGTCGCGGCGATCTGCCACGCGCCCTGGCTGCTGATCGAGGCCGACGTCGTCCGCGGACGGACGCTGACCTCCTGGCCCAGCCTGCGCACCGACCTGCTCAACGCGGGCGCCCACTGGGTGGACGAGGAGGTGCGGCTCTGCACCGCGGGCCCCAACGTCCTGATCACCAGCCGCAAGCCGGACGACCTGCCGCTCTTCAACGACGCGCTGGTCACCCAGTTCGCCAAGGCACGCCGCTGA
- the ctaD gene encoding aa3-type cytochrome oxidase subunit I, whose protein sequence is MTVVEEPERPAPPELAPGTATRVRQGSTVLGWLTTTDHKLIGTLYLATSFGFFLVGGVLAMVMRAQLARPGMQVVTNAQYNQLFTMHGTIMLLLFATPTFTGFANWIMPLQIGSPDVAFPRLNAFTYWVFLFGGLIVISGFFTADGAAAFGWFAYAPLNDAVHSPGTGGDLWAAGLAVAGLSTIFGSVNFITTIACLRAPGMTLFRMPIFTWNVLFTSILALFAFPVLTAALLVLLADRRLGAHAFDAASGGALLWQHLFWFFGHPEVYIVALPFFGIVSEILPVFSRKPIFGYLGLVGATIAITGLSAVVWAHHMFATGQVLLPFFSLTSFLIAVPTGVKFFNWVGTMWGGSLSFETPMLWAIGFLVTFLFGGLSGVLLAAPPVDFHVTDSYFVVAHMHYVLFGTVVFATFGGFYFWWPKFTGRRLDERLGRVHFVLLFVGFHLTFLVQHWLGAEGMPRRYADYLAADGFTTLNTISSAGAFLLGLSTLPFLYNVWHTTKYARPVDCDDPWGWGRSLEWATSCPPPRHNFRALPRIRSDSPAFDINHPRSEAEDTDLLTREPPPAAPDTTGPAGER, encoded by the coding sequence ATGACCGTCGTGGAGGAGCCGGAACGGCCGGCGCCGCCGGAGCTCGCCCCCGGCACGGCGACCCGGGTGCGGCAGGGCAGCACCGTCCTGGGCTGGCTGACCACCACCGATCACAAGCTGATCGGCACCCTCTACCTGGCCACCTCCTTCGGCTTCTTCCTGGTCGGCGGCGTGCTCGCGATGGTGATGCGCGCCCAGTTGGCCAGGCCCGGCATGCAGGTGGTCACCAACGCGCAGTACAACCAGCTCTTCACCATGCACGGCACGATCATGCTGCTGCTCTTCGCGACCCCGACCTTCACCGGCTTCGCGAACTGGATCATGCCGTTGCAGATCGGCTCGCCGGATGTCGCCTTCCCCCGGCTGAACGCCTTCACCTACTGGGTGTTCCTGTTCGGCGGCCTGATCGTGATCAGCGGCTTCTTCACCGCGGACGGCGCCGCCGCCTTCGGCTGGTTCGCCTACGCCCCGCTGAACGACGCCGTCCACTCCCCAGGCACCGGCGGGGACTTGTGGGCGGCCGGGCTGGCGGTGGCGGGCCTGAGCACCATCTTCGGATCGGTCAACTTCATCACCACGATCGCCTGCCTGCGCGCCCCGGGGATGACGCTGTTCCGGATGCCGATCTTCACCTGGAACGTGCTCTTCACCTCGATCCTGGCGCTCTTCGCCTTCCCCGTACTGACCGCCGCGCTGCTGGTCCTGCTGGCCGACCGCCGCCTCGGCGCGCACGCCTTCGACGCGGCCAGCGGCGGTGCGCTGCTCTGGCAGCACCTGTTCTGGTTCTTCGGGCACCCGGAGGTGTACATCGTCGCGCTGCCGTTCTTCGGCATCGTCAGCGAGATCCTGCCGGTCTTCAGCCGAAAGCCGATCTTCGGCTACCTCGGGCTGGTCGGCGCGACCATCGCGATCACCGGACTGTCGGCGGTGGTCTGGGCCCACCACATGTTCGCCACCGGGCAGGTGCTGCTGCCGTTCTTCTCGCTCACCTCGTTCCTGATCGCGGTGCCGACCGGGGTGAAGTTCTTCAACTGGGTCGGCACCATGTGGGGCGGCTCGCTCTCCTTCGAGACGCCGATGCTCTGGGCGATCGGCTTCCTGGTCACCTTCCTCTTCGGCGGCCTGTCCGGGGTGCTGCTGGCCGCGCCGCCGGTCGACTTCCACGTCACGGACTCGTACTTCGTGGTGGCGCACATGCACTACGTGCTCTTCGGGACGGTGGTGTTCGCGACCTTCGGCGGCTTCTACTTCTGGTGGCCGAAGTTCACCGGCCGCCGCCTGGACGAGCGGCTGGGCCGGGTCCACTTCGTCCTGCTCTTCGTCGGCTTCCACCTGACCTTCCTGGTCCAGCACTGGCTGGGCGCCGAGGGCATGCCCCGCCGGTACGCCGACTACCTGGCCGCGGACGGCTTCACCACCCTCAACACCATCTCCAGTGCCGGGGCGTTCCTGCTGGGCCTGTCCACCCTGCCGTTCCTCTACAACGTCTGGCACACCACCAAGTACGCCCGGCCGGTGGACTGCGACGACCCCTGGGGGTGGGGCCGGTCGCTGGAGTGGGCCACCTCCTGCCCGCCGCCCCGGCACAACTTCCGCGCGCTGCCCAGGATCCGCTCCGACAGCCCCGCCTTCGACATCAACCACCCCCGCAGCGAGGCCGAGGACACCGACCTCCTCACCAGGGAGCCGCCACCCGCCGCCCCGGATACGACCGGACCGGCGGGTGAGCGGTGA
- a CDS encoding mycothiol transferase: MKSAELLADALGRVKEAVHEAVQGLGPKQLSARLDEEANSVAWLIWHLTRVQDDHLAELTDTEQVWTADGWAAKFDLPFPLDETGYGHAPAQVAEVQVASRSLLTGYYDAVHRQSLRFLRTVTAEDLDRVVDAGWSPPVTLGVRLISVIAEDLQHAGQAALIRGVLQRRAH, from the coding sequence ATGAAGAGCGCCGAACTGTTGGCCGACGCCCTTGGCCGGGTCAAGGAGGCCGTGCACGAGGCCGTCCAGGGGCTGGGTCCCAAGCAGCTGTCCGCCCGACTGGACGAGGAGGCGAACAGCGTGGCCTGGCTGATCTGGCACCTGACCCGGGTGCAGGACGATCACCTGGCCGAACTCACCGACACCGAACAGGTCTGGACCGCCGACGGCTGGGCGGCCAAGTTCGACCTCCCCTTCCCGCTGGACGAGACCGGCTACGGTCACGCCCCGGCGCAGGTGGCCGAGGTGCAGGTCGCCTCCCGATCGCTGCTGACCGGGTACTACGACGCGGTGCACCGGCAGAGCCTGCGCTTCCTGCGCACCGTGACCGCCGAGGACCTGGACCGGGTGGTCGACGCGGGCTGGTCCCCGCCCGTGACGCTGGGCGTTCGGCTGATCAGCGTGATCGCGGAGGATCTCCAGCACGCGGGCCAGGCGGCCTTGATCCGCGGTGTGCTGCAGCGCCGCGCGCACTGA
- a CDS encoding NADPH-dependent F420 reductase, producing MATLGLIGSGNIGGTLARLAVNAGLDVVLSNSRGPETLAGLVAELGPRARAATPAEAAAAGDWVVVTIPLKNAFELDAAPLAGRLVLDTGNYYPERDGHFAELDSGEFTSSELVQRHLAGAQVVKVFNNIYFGHLLDLARPSGAPDRSALPIAGDDATAKQRVTALLDALGYLAVDAGSLAESWRFQPGTPAYGLPYLKDPHARLDQDPGHPAAPATIQEALAAATR from the coding sequence ATGGCTACTCTTGGACTGATCGGCAGCGGAAACATCGGCGGCACCCTGGCCCGGCTCGCGGTGAACGCCGGCCTCGACGTGGTGCTCAGCAACTCGCGCGGCCCCGAGACCCTTGCTGGCCTCGTGGCGGAGTTGGGCCCGCGGGCTCGCGCCGCCACCCCGGCCGAGGCGGCCGCGGCGGGCGACTGGGTGGTGGTGACCATCCCGCTGAAGAACGCCTTCGAGCTCGACGCCGCCCCGCTGGCCGGCCGCCTGGTGCTCGACACCGGCAACTACTACCCCGAGCGCGACGGCCACTTCGCCGAGCTCGACTCCGGCGAGTTCACCAGCAGCGAGCTGGTCCAGCGCCACCTGGCCGGTGCCCAGGTCGTCAAGGTGTTCAACAACATCTACTTCGGTCACCTGCTGGACCTGGCCCGCCCCAGCGGCGCCCCCGACCGCTCCGCACTCCCGATCGCGGGGGACGACGCCACGGCCAAGCAGCGGGTCACCGCCCTGCTCGACGCCCTCGGCTACCTCGCGGTGGACGCCGGGTCGCTCGCCGAGAGCTGGCGCTTCCAGCCCGGCACCCCCGCCTACGGTCTGCCGTATCTGAAGGATCCGCACGCCCGTCTCGATCAGGACCCGGGCCACCCCGCCGCCCCCGCCACCATCCAGGAGGCCCTCGCCGCCGCCACCCGCTGA
- a CDS encoding MFS transporter, whose translation MRTYQELFRTPEFTPLFLTASGQSAAQTVAGLALGSQVYANTGSPLLTALAMFGPALAQVVGAATLLSATDRLPPRAALAGLPLLFALGTAVQALPALPGWAVVAVLLVQGVIASLGGGVRYGLLNELLPSAGYLLGRSMLNISAGVVQIGAFALGGLLVDTLSPRGTLLIGAALHLTASAVARFGLTRRAARADGRPSAGESWRTNARLWSAGPRRRVYLALWVPNGLIVGCESLYLPYAPRQAGLLFACGALGMLAGDTLAGRFVPPRWRERLDVPLCLLLAAPFLIFAFHPALPLAVAAVALATLGYASGLLLQERLLALTPPELAGPALGLHSSDMLALQGAGAALAGTLAELCSPGTAMALLAAASLAVTLVLAPGLRGPIPVMPGIIDEPSASFPDERNDGCPRPGAGQGQPSEFSRGST comes from the coding sequence ATGCGTACCTATCAGGAGCTCTTCCGCACACCGGAGTTCACCCCGCTCTTCCTGACCGCCTCCGGCCAGTCGGCCGCGCAGACCGTGGCCGGCCTCGCGCTCGGCAGCCAGGTCTACGCGAACACCGGCTCGCCATTGCTGACCGCCCTCGCCATGTTCGGCCCGGCCCTGGCCCAAGTAGTCGGCGCGGCCACCTTGTTGTCCGCCACCGACCGGCTTCCGCCACGTGCCGCGCTGGCGGGTCTGCCGTTGCTCTTCGCGCTCGGCACCGCCGTCCAGGCCCTGCCCGCACTGCCCGGGTGGGCGGTCGTCGCGGTGCTGCTCGTCCAGGGCGTGATCGCCTCGCTCGGCGGCGGGGTGCGCTACGGGCTGCTCAACGAGCTGCTCCCGAGCGCGGGTTACCTGCTCGGCCGGTCGATGCTGAACATCTCGGCCGGGGTGGTGCAGATCGGCGCCTTCGCGCTCGGCGGCCTGCTGGTGGACACCCTGAGCCCGCGCGGCACCCTGCTGATCGGCGCGGCGCTCCACCTCACGGCGTCGGCCGTGGCGAGATTCGGCCTCACCCGGCGGGCGGCACGGGCTGACGGGCGTCCATCGGCCGGCGAGAGCTGGCGGACCAACGCCCGACTCTGGTCGGCCGGACCGCGTCGGCGCGTCTACCTCGCGCTCTGGGTGCCCAACGGCCTGATCGTGGGCTGCGAGTCGCTGTACCTCCCGTATGCGCCGCGGCAGGCGGGACTGCTCTTCGCCTGCGGAGCGCTGGGCATGCTGGCCGGGGACACCCTGGCGGGCCGCTTCGTGCCACCCCGGTGGCGGGAGCGGCTCGACGTGCCGCTCTGCCTGCTGCTCGCCGCGCCCTTCCTGATCTTCGCATTTCACCCGGCGTTGCCGCTCGCGGTGGCGGCCGTCGCACTCGCGACGCTCGGCTATGCCTCTGGGCTGCTGCTACAGGAGCGGCTACTGGCTCTGACGCCACCGGAGTTGGCCGGGCCCGCGCTCGGACTGCACTCCTCGGACATGCTCGCCCTTCAGGGCGCGGGCGCCGCCCTGGCCGGAACCCTGGCCGAACTCTGCTCGCCGGGAACGGCGATGGCGCTGCTGGCAGCAGCCTCACTGGCGGTGACGCTGGTCCTGGCACCAGGCCTTCGCGGACCGATTCCTGTCATGCCAGGCATCATTGACGAGCCATCAGCATCATTCCCCGATGAACGGAACGACGGCTGCCCCCGTCCCGGAGCGGGACAAGGGCAGCCGTCGGAGTTCAGCAGGGGTTCAACCTGA
- a CDS encoding ROK family transcriptional regulator, which yields MNSRPATGAGSQGGPQVAQPWNRQRLRSNNEWLLLEHLRTGGAASRAQLARDTGLSKPTVSTALAMLARAGLVREAGLLAPERGRVAVLYEPDPQAGHVLGVDIGRAWLRVAVADLAGRIVARRDVPNRGRSANAVADAVVAAAREATEEAGLRPAEVVHAAIGSPGVWDESKGRVQYAGNLPGWGRRGLFERIAAGLETGISVHNDANLAALGEYADGVGAGSRVFVYLLIGTGLGMGVVMGGELQPGAGGAAGEIGLLPMAGGARTLEDTAAAESVVRSARELGMRGTLTAKRVFAAARSGDPAAQAAVLREAEQLAFAVAVVAAVLDPDLVVLGGGLGHGADLLIGPLEQELHRLTPLRPRLAASMLGDEAVLRGALATALLGARPEVFERRTAAAG from the coding sequence ATGAACTCGCGCCCGGCGACGGGTGCCGGTTCCCAGGGTGGGCCGCAGGTGGCGCAGCCCTGGAACCGGCAGCGGCTGCGCAGCAACAACGAGTGGCTGCTGCTGGAGCACCTGCGCACCGGCGGAGCGGCCTCCCGGGCCCAACTCGCCCGGGACACCGGTCTGTCCAAACCCACCGTGTCCACCGCACTGGCGATGCTGGCCCGCGCAGGGCTGGTCCGGGAGGCCGGGCTGCTGGCGCCCGAGCGTGGCCGGGTGGCGGTGCTCTACGAGCCCGATCCGCAGGCCGGTCATGTGCTCGGGGTGGACATCGGGCGGGCCTGGCTGCGGGTGGCCGTGGCCGACCTGGCCGGGCGGATCGTGGCCCGGCGGGACGTGCCCAACCGCGGCCGCAGCGCCAACGCGGTCGCGGACGCGGTGGTCGCCGCGGCGCGCGAGGCCACCGAGGAGGCCGGGCTGCGGCCCGCCGAGGTGGTGCACGCGGCGATCGGCTCGCCCGGCGTCTGGGACGAGTCCAAGGGTCGGGTCCAGTACGCCGGAAACCTGCCGGGCTGGGGGCGGCGAGGCCTGTTCGAACGGATCGCGGCGGGCCTGGAGACCGGGATCAGCGTGCACAACGACGCCAACCTCGCCGCGCTCGGCGAGTACGCGGACGGCGTGGGCGCCGGCAGCCGGGTCTTCGTCTACCTGCTGATCGGCACCGGGCTGGGCATGGGCGTGGTGATGGGCGGTGAGCTCCAGCCGGGCGCCGGTGGCGCGGCCGGCGAGATCGGGTTGCTGCCGATGGCGGGCGGCGCGCGCACCTTGGAGGACACCGCCGCTGCGGAGTCCGTGGTGCGCTCCGCCCGGGAGTTGGGCATGCGCGGGACGTTGACGGCCAAGCGGGTCTTCGCGGCGGCCCGGTCCGGCGACCCGGCCGCACAGGCTGCCGTGCTCCGCGAGGCCGAGCAACTGGCCTTCGCCGTAGCGGTGGTGGCCGCGGTGCTGGATCCGGACCTGGTGGTGCTGGGCGGTGGCCTCGGCCACGGCGCCGACCTGCTGATCGGTCCGCTGGAGCAGGAGTTGCACCGGCTCACCCCGCTGCGGCCGCGGCTGGCGGCCAGCATGCTGGGGGATGAGGCGGTGCTGCGCGGGGCGCTGGCCACTGCGCTGCTGGGCGCCCGACCCGAGGTGTTCGAACGCCGGACCGCGGCGGCGGGATAG
- a CDS encoding ArsR/SmtB family transcription factor: MGWWQVDTDTLMRSRFALSPLAEVIASLKTLERGTAAHPGERAWLAEHLPACRERRSGDPVTAQLVRVGLGGAWNAEFLTPTPTGTDEPSFERELARIRATAPDLARADLAVSWGGPLPVGLDRQDVPQRAAALLEWVWARTVLPGWPRRRRIIEADILARTARLGRGGWVAALEGLRPALRWLGEDRLQIIGRDYPPRELTGAQLLFVPVTLSQSWLSWHTPTDAAHRYAVVYPCSGVLAQAGQAAVPQALSRLLGPGRAGALVLLEAPKSTTQLVALTGQGLGSVGRHLKVLLDAGLVGRRRVGRSVLYQWTRAGEVLVRAQEADDNG; the protein is encoded by the coding sequence ATGGGTTGGTGGCAGGTCGATACGGACACGCTGATGCGCAGCCGGTTCGCGCTCTCGCCGCTGGCCGAGGTGATCGCGAGCCTGAAGACGCTGGAGCGCGGCACCGCGGCCCACCCTGGCGAACGCGCCTGGCTGGCCGAGCACCTGCCCGCCTGCCGCGAGCGTCGGAGCGGCGACCCGGTGACGGCGCAACTGGTCCGGGTCGGGCTGGGCGGCGCCTGGAACGCCGAGTTCCTCACCCCGACACCCACCGGTACGGACGAGCCGAGCTTCGAGCGGGAACTGGCCCGGATCCGCGCGACAGCACCCGACCTCGCCCGTGCAGACCTGGCCGTCTCCTGGGGCGGCCCGCTGCCCGTCGGCCTCGACCGCCAGGACGTGCCGCAGCGCGCCGCCGCCCTGCTGGAGTGGGTGTGGGCCAGGACGGTGCTGCCCGGTTGGCCGCGGCGACGGCGGATCATCGAGGCGGACATCCTCGCCCGCACCGCGCGGCTGGGCCGGGGCGGCTGGGTGGCGGCGCTCGAGGGCCTGCGCCCCGCGCTGCGCTGGCTCGGCGAGGATCGGCTGCAGATCATCGGCCGCGACTACCCACCGCGTGAACTCACCGGCGCACAGCTGCTGTTCGTCCCGGTGACGCTGAGCCAGAGCTGGCTCAGTTGGCACACGCCGACGGATGCGGCGCACCGCTACGCGGTGGTCTACCCGTGCTCGGGCGTGCTGGCGCAGGCCGGGCAGGCAGCGGTGCCGCAGGCGCTGAGCAGGCTGCTCGGGCCGGGGCGGGCGGGGGCGCTGGTGCTGTTGGAGGCCCCGAAGAGCACGACCCAGCTGGTGGCGCTGACCGGCCAGGGGCTGGGCTCGGTGGGGCGGCACCTCAAGGTGCTGCTGGACGCCGGCCTGGTGGGTCGGCGTCGGGTCGGGCGCTCGGTGCTCTACCAGTGGACCCGGGCCGGCGAGGTCCTGGTCCGGGCGCAAGAAGCCGATGACAATGGCTGA
- a CDS encoding HIT family protein yields MDCSFCAFLADPAPPIHTVLRDEVALAFLDHRPLFPGHLLVVPVSHVRTLTELPAELVGPFFERVRLLTGATERAMAAKGSFVAMNNKVSQSVPHLHVHVVPRNPKDGLRGFFWPRRRYADEAEAGRTAELLRAALAGPTG; encoded by the coding sequence ATGGACTGCAGCTTCTGTGCCTTCCTGGCGGACCCGGCGCCGCCCATCCACACGGTTCTGCGGGACGAGGTGGCGCTGGCCTTCCTGGACCACCGGCCGCTCTTCCCCGGCCACCTGTTGGTGGTGCCCGTCTCGCACGTCCGGACGCTGACCGAGTTGCCTGCCGAGCTGGTCGGTCCGTTCTTCGAGCGGGTGCGGCTGCTGACCGGGGCCACCGAGCGGGCGATGGCGGCCAAGGGCTCGTTCGTCGCGATGAACAACAAGGTCAGCCAGTCCGTCCCGCACCTGCACGTGCACGTGGTGCCGCGCAATCCGAAGGACGGGCTGCGCGGCTTCTTCTGGCCCCGGCGCCGGTATGCGGACGAGGCCGAGGCGGGGCGGACCGCCGAGCTGCTGCGGGCGGCGCTCGCTGGGCCGACCGGGTGA